ATGCAGCCAGCGGCTGTCGCGCTGCAGCAGGTTGGCCAGCATGGGGGCCAGGTCCAGGGTTTCGCCGTCGATCTCGATGCCTAAGCTCAGCAGCCACGCGCCTTCGCGCTCGGGCAGGCGCAGCTTTTGTACGCCGCGCGCGGGGGGTACCAGCGGCTCGGCCAGTTCCTTGGACGCGATCTCGCCAGTGTCGGGGTGGACCACCAGCTTCCAGCGCTGCACCGGCACACTTTCATGCGCAAAGCCGGGTTGCACGGCCACCGCCCAGCCTTTTGCCTGCAGGCGCGGCACCTGGTCGGCCCAGAAGTCGCCAAAGAAGGCCTCTTGCGCCAGCGTCCACACGGGGCCCAGGTCGGGCCGGTCATCTCGGCTACGCCACTGGAAGCTGTGCGCGGCCACCGGCACCAGGCCCATCTCCCACACCAAATCGATGGCATCGGCCTCGGCCGCCAGGTCGCGCTGTATCTGCACCACCGGGCCGCCGGTGTCGAACAGCTCCTGCACCGCGGCGGGGCGGTTGTTCAGGATGGAGGTGGGGGCGGGCGTGCTCCAGCGATGGCCGCCGTCGGTGCGATAGGTCCAGTCGATGCGCGTCAGCGTTACGCTGTCGCCGCGCGGCCCCAGCTTGCCCTGGGGTTTGAGCCCCAGCAGCCCGTCGCCCCGGCCCAGGGTGAGCAAGGTGATGCGCGGGCGGAAGTGGGCGGGGAGGGTGCCGGGGTCGGTTTCTGGCGCTGCGGGTGCCGCCTCGGGTGGCCTATCTTGCCGCAGCAATGCCATCACCCGCGCGGCATCGGCATCTGCCAGGGTGGGCAGGCCCTTGAGAGTCGCCGCGTCGGCCTGGTTGCGCAGCGCATCGACCCAGGCGGCGACGGCGCGGCTAGTGGACGGCGTGGACGTATTCGAGCGGGGCATGGTGGGATTGTGCTGCCTGGCCGCAGGGCGTTTCTCAAGGCTGCGACGGGCGGGGTTACCGGCCAATCAGCGTACGCTGTCTATAGCGACAAATGAACCGCCGAAGTCGGTGCCAATTCGGACTTTCGACCAAATAGGTGCGGTCGATAATGTGAGCGTTGTCCAGAGACTATCGCGCCACAAGCGCTCTCGCAACCACAAGATTTCCCCCGCGCCGACCCTATGACCGTTCCCATCCGCAACGCCGTCCGATGGACCGCCACCCAGCCGACGCGGCCCAGCCGCTGGCGTGGTGTCTCGGCGACGCTGTTGATCCCCGTGCTGGCGCTGTTCGGTTGCGCGCAGAACACGCAATTCAATCGCCCCACGTTGCCGGTGCCCGCGGCCTGGCCTGGCGCGGTGGTTACGGCAGCAGCCTCGAACGGCATGGCGCCAGCCGAGCCGCGTGAAGCCGTTAAAACCCACTGGCGCTATTTCTTCAACGACCCCCGATTACAGGCACTGATCGCCACTGCACTGGTGCAGAACCGCGACCTGCGCGTGGCGGCCGCCCGCGTCGAGGAGGCGCGCGCCCAATGGGGCATCGTCAAGGCCGACCAGCTGCCCACGGTGAACCTGCTGGGCCAGGCCAGCTTCACCCGCGCACAGGACGACCTGAACACCAGCGCCAGCAACCAGCGCTTCGATCTGACCTTGTCCGCCGTGTCTTACGAGGTTGACTTCTGGGGCCGGCTGGCCGGTCTGTCGGATGCGGCCCGGCGCAGCTATTTGGCCACCGAGGAAGCGCGCCGCGCCGTGCACCTGTCGCTGGTGGCCGACGTGGCCACGGCCTACTACACCCAATTGCAGATGGTCGACCTGACCCGGCTAGCCCGAGCTACGGTGGCCTCGCGCGAGGAAACGCTGGCCCTCGTGACCCAGGGCCGGAACATCGGCGCCGCCTACGACTTTGAACTCGAACAGGCGCAAGGCTTGCTCGAAGGCTCGCGCGCCAACCTGGCTGCTCTTGACCACCAGCGGACCGTGGCGACCAACCTGCTTAACTACCTGGTGGGCGGCGACACGACCGAACTGCCAGTCGGCAAGCCTCTAGACCAGCAAGGCCTGGACACGGCGCTGGTGCCCGGCCTGCCCGGCGAGGTGCTCTTGCAGCGGCCCGACGTGATGGCCGCCGAGCAGCGTCTGCTCGCGGCCCATACCAACATCGACGCGGCCCGCGCCGCCTTCCTGCCCAAAATATTGCTGACCGCTGGCCTGGGTGCCGCCAGCTCCGGCCTGAGCAGCCTCTTCAAGGCGGGCGCCTGGGCTTTCCAGCCAGTCATCTCG
This sequence is a window from Rhodoferax sp. WC2427. Protein-coding genes within it:
- a CDS encoding efflux transporter outer membrane subunit — translated: MTVPIRNAVRWTATQPTRPSRWRGVSATLLIPVLALFGCAQNTQFNRPTLPVPAAWPGAVVTAAASNGMAPAEPREAVKTHWRYFFNDPRLQALIATALVQNRDLRVAAARVEEARAQWGIVKADQLPTVNLLGQASFTRAQDDLNTSASNQRFDLTLSAVSYEVDFWGRLAGLSDAARRSYLATEEARRAVHLSLVADVATAYYTQLQMVDLTRLARATVASREETLALVTQGRNIGAAYDFELEQAQGLLEGSRANLAALDHQRTVATNLLNYLVGGDTTELPVGKPLDQQGLDTALVPGLPGEVLLQRPDVMAAEQRLLAAHTNIDAARAAFLPKILLTAGLGAASSGLSSLFKAGAWAFQPVISLPLFDAGRTEGNLDVAKARKVVAVADYEKTIQLAFREVADQLSARSSLASQMRSSTANLKAQQRRLLISRARYDGGMTGYLEVLESERELVAAQQIDAQVRRAQLESAALLYKALGGGTQGNETTLSAR